The Aedes aegypti strain LVP_AGWG chromosome 1, AaegL5.0 Primary Assembly, whole genome shotgun sequence sequence ActcagaatgggtaccacttctagtactacattcggACTCTCGATACTACTAGTTCTTCCTTGATGTGTAGCGAAGTAAAGGGAAATcaattatacagtgaaacctccatgagtcgatgttctatgtcttaatatcgactcatggaaccatacttaaacaaaatttcatggtaacTATGATGATtcgctcaaacagctttccaaagcatttctgttccatgactcgatgtttccatgagtctatgattccttcagatatcgactcatggaggtttgactgtatttaatACACACTTGCTTACGACATTGTAAAAGTCATGTATTCAcgttgtttcgaaaatatttttaaattagtgGATATCAcacataattatgtattttcAATTACGATGCATtacacattttcattttttcttcttttttttctggcgttacgtccccactgggacagagcctgcttctcagcttagtgttctttatgagcacttccacagttattaactgagaagcttactatgccaatgaccatttttgcatgcgtatatcgtgtggcaggtacgatgatactttatgccctgggaaatcgagaaaatttccaacccgaaaagatcctcgaccggtgggaacccacgaccctcagcttggtcttgctgaatagctgcgcgtttaccgctacggctatctgggcccctacattttcattttaaataaggcttatacaaatattaatctTCTTTATGTCCGTAGGTAACAATTTGAGTGGTAAGAGGGGAATAAAAACAAATGggcaacaaaaaataaaataaaataaagttcattttacattttttatttaaattttgtaatGATTCTTTGCTGATGCTCAGGAATAtgaaactaaaacttatttttgcgtTTTTCGATAAGTGGTAAAATTGAATTAAGGAGTACTTGCTTGTAAGTgtgcaaaataaaaacttttcaatgCGAAAGcaagatttccatacaaaaacaaTCAGCCACCACATCGTCTTCTTCATCTGCTTATTGAAagaatacagaaaaactttGGCTCGGCACATCCCACGAGCCACTGTATTTTAGATCTGCGGTCAAGGCTTACAGAAGTTGCctttaaaatttgtttcgtCATTCTGGATCTCCCGTTGTTTTGGAACATCTCGAATCATTTCCATCGGATTCCATTTCCGCATTATCCAAAAGATGATCATCTGGGTCTTCTCATGACTGGGACTCATGACTGTAAGCGCATTCCACATcattagggtaagtgtaccaattatggatgcaatatgtcaacagtatggataaaaatcaagttttaacCGTGTTCTTAAAACGTAAGCATAACTTGTTGGtgttaattactagtttgaagCCTTGCGAAGCAGTtgaattaaacagttttagtactaaattgactttaagcttctaaaaattggctttaaaaagcgttgtctttgtaccaattatgacaatagcgttcctagcattcgacataaaagtgttccaattatggactatcgaatatttgcacgaaatgaactcaaacgtcatccagagcgaatgataatgcaacgctaatatgtaatgaagtgattactcataaaattttccaaatgttttGTGTTAAATAcatgttaaatcaatttattgcaataggttaattttcgaaaaggagtcgaaatgtagtgaaaacgaaaattatgatacaaaacagcattaatgaactCACATTACCTTTTCAGCGcctaattttaacgaaaaaagagcgaaaattcaaaaatcgaatatcgctgaaaacccctctctaccatgaaattagcatcttccgcttgcgAACATTCTCGAaagtgtgattgaaaaatcttagcaattgagtacaaaacatgaagataatgccttaccaaaccttcccgtcgtggaagtcacccgtaaaatagctttacttcttttatttcactgatcaaaaaatgtaaacaaactacCTCCAGAGtatcgccataattgggctctcatacacttcttgtaccagttatcgacatagtggaaataactcGATTTCCAGCTTAAAACAGTAGATTTGATTGCtcaccagctaaatttattcatttgttctcactaggcaacaTACATTTATCGGTTGAATCAGTTTTTCCGgataaaaacatacatttcgtaagtGATGTCCTAtagcaaactgctaagaaggtgtcATATGTGTGAGACAAaactttcaaatgttcatttttcgaagcttattgcatGAATGTTCTtatcaaggtttagttaccatcaaatataaataggtttatcattcctgtgaatattagccgttatattctagtgaaacaataagaaaaaccTCTTTTTGTTCctactattgccataattggtgctatagccataattggtacttctaccctacgtgtgttttgagaaatcattcaattcgatgtttttttttttttatctggtgATTCATCCATGGACATACAGTATACTATCCGTAACTCGCttttccgtatctcgatataaAAGGTTTATggatacctcgatggtccctttaaccAAAGTTaccctgattttgtgttctttaacacgatatttccctaactcgatagtcgccttaatatcgagttacggagagttgactgtactataACAACTAATTTTGTATGGCCAAAGAACATAAATAGTAATTGAAAACAACCAATGCATTAAAAACAATGAGTGTTTTAGTAGCTGTCGAACGAGCCGATGACATtgatgggactggtatgcaatTACATtggtaccatcagtgcaccagattccgctcatttaagggaagttatgtgttcaaatgtttattataaaataactattgcgtcgatcaatactatttttatgtcacagtgtagctccaagtataggtaatcaggggcaacataaaaataatttgaaaaacttttataaaaaatattcaataacaATAACAAATGCATCTtagtgttcctatttccgctcacgttaaacagatttcgtgacgaacttTCTAAAATATGCATAATTTCGAATTGTGTTATTTATGCTGATATTTTCTGTGGTCAAACCATATCTACTACTGTAATAAAGAAGGCTAtatactaaaatcgacatttccttaaaattttgttcaatttttcgcATGAGCGGTGATTGGAACACACACAAATTCCTAGTGgcccaataaccgctcacgaggtcttatgttttcaatataaagaattattttatcaactgAAAATAATGGCAGACGatttcatttgaaagttgttaatattgctagaaaatatccgtgcgaaaaatgttgattttttacatgaaaaatcaatttttactcttgtgagcggaaataggggcatgagcggatactggtacactgatggtatattatattgtttataatcgcataacagtctcgcTACGATGTTTGTGCATTTTAAGGCAAATTTTCAACatgaattcaaaagaaatttgttaGGTTTGTTCGAGTACTCAACAAACAGTGATATGTAGCAATTTAACACATTTTAGGCCAAATAAAGACTCAAAATGGAGCGAAATTGTTTCCACATTTCAATCGTCTTTTTCTCAGTTTGTCATTTCCCAACATGGGACTGTTGTGCAAAGAGGGGCAGTACGGTAGATATATCTTTTGCactaccaagggaccaaatgcagtactagaagttcTGAGCCCAATtactattttgtaaatcgaacagattcatgtgactAGTCTATAggcgaatttttcggtcgacagtgactccagtcgagtcatttcgaTCGACGCGACTTATAAATAGGCCCCTATTTCTCAATTCGTATCCGTCTTCACTGCACTGTTCCATTTGAAGAAGGAAATCTCAAGAACCagtccatatatcgatgcgaaaaaatTATCTCAATATTTCTATAGTGTAGTGCACagcccattaaattttcagcttcatcggttcattaaaactcgagatttgcttctgcacagttttgatgatgattgttagagtgagacaaaagatagggataATAACACGGTCACCCGTGTCaccttagggttcattcaaatattacgtaacgcaaaattttccaattttagacTCCCTCCCTCCTCACGTAacaacatttgtatgaaaaattttaattttttgtgtggaccgtaacactatgtaagaccccctccctccccctgttgcgttacgtaatatttgaacgatcccttaagGCAATTAGAACCTCATACATTTACCAGAAAAACTCATGGGGATTATCTTTCAGTTCATTCTGTAGCATTCGAAGGATTTTTGAAAAGATCTACACAAGGTTTTAACCCTGAGCCatcacatttgtaaatccgacTCTGGGAAACCCTAATAAAATCCACTCCATTCATCCATGCATGctgtaataatttattttgaccTAATAACATCTAATAGAACCTAAACAAACACCTTGAACTCCGTCAGTGGCCACACTCGACAGATCGCTCTACTTTTGACCAACCCTATCGGAACCGGTCCGTAGTTGCGGGAATCGGAACTGTTTTGCACATTGTCGCCCTCGATCCATAGGTGGCCCCTCGGCACCGTTACAATACTGGTTCTAATTTCCGGATGTGGTGGATGTTGCTCCACATCCACGACCCGCAGCAAGTCCGGTTGTAACGGTTGACTGGTGGCCAGCACCCCGGTATCCACTGAACCGGACACGAAGTCCGCTTTTTGGCGCAATTTCTGTTCCACCCCTGCGCTCTTGGTGGGTTCATTTGGCGTGGTCGAAACGACTGAGGTGTAAATGGTGTAGGTGTTTGACAGTGGGTTCAAATTGAACGATGCTTTGGTCATAATTCGATCGCCCGGCATTCCCACAATCCGCTTGCAAACATGCTGCACCGGATTGGTTGGACTTTTGGTGATTATGATATCGCCCCGCTGCAGATGGTTTAGCCGAGGGCTGACCCGATCCGTGATCAGAATGTTGTTCGTATACAACGTCGGTTCCATCGATGGACcaacacactgaaacaaaagaGTGCATTCAACTTCACCCATTTTAATTACATAATTACAAAACGATCTCACCACAACGAAGTCACCTAAGTACTCAAACGTACAATGGGTGATGCATCCGTACTGCACAACGTAGCCGCATATTCCGACCACCTTCGACAGGAACTTGAACATTGTGATTGGTTCTACAACATTAAATCCTACACTCACAAAAATACATTGGATTTCCCAGGTTTTTATCGATCCATTAAATTCGAGAttctattgactgtttaacgataaacttgcgacgatcgacgcgccaccatatttcatataacggaggttattagaactaacttggaggtgatgatttggaggttatttggcaatttggaggttaaaatcacctccaaacactagcgattttgcggtgggatgttgacgtttgatcacgaataaaaCAACTTTAGATCACGGGCAAGCAAACATCAGCTGTATTTGACATGTCTTATCGGTGTTTGAAGGAAAAGCATGCGCACGCTTCTGCCTTGCCACCTCAATACTTGTCTAGATGAAAAAAGAGAGGATTATTTGAATGCACCGTTGTTTAGGATATTATTTCAGCgcattggattgaatttggattggatttggattggattggattggatttggattggatttggattggatttggattggatttggattggatttggattggatttggattggatttggattggattggattggattggatttggattggatttggattggatttggattggatttggattggatttggattggattggatttggattggatttggattggatttggattggatttggattggatttggattggatttggattggatttggattggatttggattggatttggattggatttggattggatttggattggatttggattggatttggattggatttggattggatttggattggatttggattggatttggattggatttggattggatttggattggatttggattggatttggattggatttggattggatttggattggattggatttggattggatttggattggatttggattggatttggattggatttggattggatttggattggatttggattggatttggattggatttggattggatttggattggatttggattggatttggattggatttggattggattggattggattggatttggattggatttggattggatttggattggatttggattggatttggattggatttggattggatttggattggatttggattggatttggattggatttggattggatttggattggatttggattggatttggattggatttggattggatttgtgtTTGGAGTTTGGAATGGATGTGATGTGTGACGTTCAAATTTGTTTACCTCGACAATGCGCCACTCTACTATCATCGAGAAAAGTGTTTACATTGTACGTCACGCTGAACATCACAAGGAATGACATTTCGCTGTTAAAAATTTTCCAACTCATTCCTTCTTTGCTAATCACTCCAATCAGTGGATGAAAAATCACTTTTCCTGAATTTCCGCGCTTTAAATCGAATTTTTAATAGTTTATCTAGTTTAGAATGATCGATTAGTGGAAGAAGGATAGTTGAAACATCGTTGCAGTAAGTTTAGAATCGAGAAAGTTACGCGAGTGCGGTTTTGATTGAAGGTGATTCCAGTGTTTTCATTCCGGATCCGGACGACTGCGGCGGAAAACAATGGACGATAACATCCGAAATCCTCTGGACACGAAGATCAATGCCCTCATCGAGAAGGTGTTCCTGATCACACTGAGCAAGGATCCCCCGAAGGGTTCCCGGGCCGGGCAGCAGATGGTGTTCATGGAGGAAGTGGCCCAGGGCTGTGAGGAATCGACTTTGCTCAATCTGGAAGTGCTGGAACAGGCTTTGTTTGAAAGGATTATCCTGTTCAATCCTTCGGACTACTTAATCCCCAGCAATGTGACCACATCAGACACGGAAGACGTCGCCCAAACCAAGGTGCTGCTGTATCTATACGGATGTTACGTGAGAAACTCGGAGGTGGCCAATTTGAACGACTCCATCGCGACGGACACTTCCCAGAAGATGAAGGGACTGATCCTCAGGAATGCATGCACATCGTTGAAGCAGCCGGATCTCTTCGAAGGTCAAAACTTGTCCAATCAGATACTGGATATTTTTAAGCTGGGCGATGAAAACCAAAGCCTAAAGGAGCGCTTTATTTCGGAAACGGTCAAGGAAGTGTTTGCCGATTCCGATTCGGAGCAGGAAGGGTTCGAAGCATTGAGGGTCGTTTTCAATCCAGCCTTTGTAGAGCTGGGGAGATCGTTGAGAAGCGCTTCCCTCGTCAGCATGGAGCGCTGGATTATGCCATTCTTGCAGGTTTTCGTCAGCGATAAGAGCACTCCTCAGCTGGGGCATCTCTTTCTGGATTTTACAAGTCCGGCTGCCGATGCACAAGGTAAGGGGTGTCATTGATTCGGGGTATCGactgtctgaaaaaaaaactggataaTATTGGAATATCAGGGACTTGGAGGGACCTGGAAAGTTAGGCATTTTCTGCtgaggtcagggaaaaataCACTAGGTACAATgttagggctggtagcaggtctctttttagaaacttatgtcgaattcgtttttgaacttaGGTTGGAACAACCCGTTCGACCgtactacaatttgcttgacgttggtttctttatgtgttgatcaccgactcAGTTCCCAAAATTGAAAACGAtataagtctctattttaaatgtatctaaaaagttttcatttttcgatgttcactaggggaactgtgggtaaaatgaacaggggggtaaaatgaacaggttttaTAAGAGAAgaactagctttaagtttaaattctcgttaataaagaaataaaaaaaaaaaaaaaaaaaaaaaaaaaaaaaaaaaaaaaaaaaaaaaaaaaaaaaaaaaaaaatgaacaggttAGTGTTTTACGGTAAATGTGCTATATATCTATGCAAAACATAGCACCatccttaagggggcaggatccgtcattgatttcggaattttcaaaagcagttttttcgttcgaaatcaagaaaatttagaggaaaatgtgttcactgtattccattttccaatcgaaatacagtgaacacattttcatcgaataattttcagttttgaacagaaaaactgcttttgaagtttcgatgatgacgatgattacgatgacggagcgttgatcgttaaaccTCATATAAAGGAGCTATTTCG is a genomic window containing:
- the LOC5563711 gene encoding mitochondrial inner membrane protease subunit 1 is translated as MFKFLSKVVGICGYVVQYGCITHCTFEYLGDFVVCVGPSMEPTLYTNNILITDRVSPRLNHLQRGDIIITKSPTNPVQHVCKRIVGMPGDRIMTKASFNLNPLSNTYTIYTSVVSTTPNEPTKSAGVEQKLRQKADFVSGSVDTGVLATSQPLQPDLLRVVDVEQHPPHPEIRTSIVTVPRGHLWIEGDNVQNSSDSRNYGPVPIGLVKSRAICRVWPLTEFKVFV